One genomic segment of Lysobacter sp. 5GHs7-4 includes these proteins:
- a CDS encoding class I SAM-dependent methyltransferase, translated as MSGEFDERYTAYQTDRSALRRVVRRVYLRSAAAQLRGPTLDFGCGVGELLERLPAGSKGLEYNRATVEHCRARGLDVDWYDGYADDWKLSALRGQRYESMVISHVLEHFDGPAAILSRLLAAARELGVRRVLAIVPGRAGYRIDDTHRTFVDRAMLADPALAAGSGFVLQRARYFPGNLRKIGDWFPHHELQALFVRGA; from the coding sequence ATGAGCGGCGAATTCGACGAACGCTACACCGCTTACCAGACCGATCGCAGCGCGTTGCGACGCGTGGTGCGGCGCGTTTACCTGCGCAGCGCCGCGGCGCAGTTGCGCGGGCCCACGCTGGACTTCGGCTGCGGCGTGGGCGAATTGCTGGAACGTTTGCCGGCCGGCTCCAAGGGGCTGGAATACAACCGCGCCACGGTCGAGCACTGCCGCGCGCGCGGCCTGGACGTGGACTGGTACGACGGCTATGCCGACGATTGGAAGCTCAGTGCACTGCGCGGACAGCGCTACGAGTCGATGGTGATCAGCCACGTGCTGGAGCACTTCGACGGCCCCGCCGCGATCCTGTCGCGCCTGTTGGCGGCCGCGCGCGAACTGGGCGTGCGGCGCGTGCTGGCGATCGTGCCGGGGCGTGCGGGCTACCGCATCGACGACACCCATCGCACCTTCGTCGACCGTGCGATGCTGGCCGATCCGGCGCTCGCCGCCGGCAGCGGCTTCGTCCTGCAACGGGCGCGGTATTTCCCGGGCAACCTGCGCAAGATCGGCGACTGGTTCCCGCATCACGAACTGCAGGCCTTGTTCGTGCGCGGTGCCTGA